A genomic window from Glycine soja cultivar W05 chromosome 10, ASM419377v2, whole genome shotgun sequence includes:
- the LOC114371461 gene encoding major latex allergen Hev b 5-like — KWILQVAQQTPTTVTENEATEVTKIEETTPEQPATRVTTTEEPKEETTKEAKEEEAPVETNEATEVIEEVKPEVEENPAPERTEEEEVKEETKETESAPVEEQKQEENKPAETVEETKTEQVSVEKTEA; from the coding sequence AAATGGATCTTGCAGGTTGCACAGCAAACACCAACAACCGTGACAGAGAATGAAGCAACCGAGGTAACCAAGATTGAGGAAACTACCCCAGAACAACCAGCTACCCGGGTTACTACCACCGAAGAACCAAAGGAAGAAACCACCAAAGAAGCAAAAGAGGAAGAAGCCCCAGTTGAGACTAATGAGGCAACAGAAGTGATAGAGGAAGTGAAGCCTGAGGTAGAAGAGAACCCAGCACCAGAGagaacagaagaagaagaagtgaaagaggagACTAAAGAAACCGAATCAGCACCAGTGGAGGAACAGAAGCAAGAGGAGAACAAACCAGCTGAAACCGTTGAGGAAACCAAAACAGAACAAGTTTCTGTTGAGAAGACTGAAGCTTAA